The Leeia aquatica genome has a window encoding:
- a CDS encoding ABC transporter ATP-binding protein, producing MAQLGIVNLRKTFGDVEVLKGINLEIADREFVCFLGPSGCGKSTLLRAIAGLEEVSSGDIVIDGRSVVDLSPADRDLAMVFQSYALYPHMNVRKNMSFGLSLRKFPKAEIEKRIAEAARILQLEPLLERKPKQLSGGQRQRVAIGRAIVRNPRIFLFDEPLSNLDAALRVNTRVELARLHKELQATMVYVTHDQVEAMTLADRVVVMSGGRIEQFGKPLELYHLPANRFVAGFIGSPKMNFLPVTAAHSADGHLKVTSCGVEIATQVQGQASDGLTLGIRPEHVQLVEPGSASLNGQVLMVERLGAESLAYVRLSGGEVVTVSVDGSHLIRDGETVGLQPDPVHCHLFDGQGQALPRTLPPELAHLLQA from the coding sequence GTGGCGCAACTGGGCATAGTTAATCTACGCAAGACGTTTGGTGACGTAGAGGTGTTGAAGGGCATCAATCTGGAGATCGCGGACCGCGAATTCGTCTGTTTCCTTGGCCCATCCGGCTGTGGCAAGTCTACCCTGCTGCGGGCGATTGCCGGGCTGGAAGAAGTCAGTTCCGGCGATATCGTGATCGACGGACGCAGTGTGGTGGACCTCTCCCCGGCGGATCGCGATCTGGCGATGGTGTTCCAGAGCTACGCGCTGTATCCGCACATGAATGTGCGCAAGAACATGAGTTTTGGCTTGTCCCTGCGCAAGTTCCCCAAGGCCGAGATTGAGAAGCGCATTGCAGAAGCGGCCCGTATCCTGCAACTCGAACCCTTGCTGGAGCGCAAGCCCAAGCAGCTGTCTGGCGGTCAGCGGCAGCGGGTGGCGATTGGCCGCGCCATTGTACGCAACCCGCGCATCTTTCTGTTCGACGAACCGCTGTCCAATCTGGATGCCGCGCTGCGGGTGAATACCCGGGTCGAGTTGGCGCGGCTGCACAAGGAATTGCAAGCCACCATGGTCTATGTGACCCACGATCAGGTCGAGGCCATGACCTTGGCTGATCGGGTGGTGGTGATGAGCGGCGGTCGTATTGAGCAGTTCGGCAAGCCGCTAGAGCTGTACCACCTGCCTGCCAACCGTTTTGTGGCGGGTTTCATTGGCTCGCCGAAGATGAATTTCCTGCCAGTGACTGCGGCCCATAGTGCCGACGGCCACCTGAAGGTGACCAGCTGCGGGGTGGAGATCGCCACCCAGGTGCAAGGGCAGGCCAGCGATGGACTGACGTTGGGCATCCGCCCGGAGCATGTCCAGCTTGTCGAACCGGGTTCCGCATCACTCAATGGGCAGGTGCTGATGGTGGAGCGGCTGGGTGCGGAAAGCCTGGCCTATGTGCGGCTGAGTGGTGGCGAGGTGGTCACGGTCAGCGTCGATGGCAGTCACCTGATCCGGGATGGGGAAACGGTGGGCCTGCAGCCTGACCCGGTGCATTGCCATCTGTTTGATGGGCAAGGTCAGGCGCTGCCACGTACCTTGCCGCCGGAGCTGGCTCATCTGTTGCAAGCCTGA
- a CDS encoding carbohydrate ABC transporter permease → MKPYQKWFVWSLLVCLSAAFMLPLYWVLVSALKGPQELFTWPPVWWPSQPQWHNFSDAWQSAPFDTYLWNSLKVSVLSTIGQLFSSSLVAFGFARFDFKGRNVLFMVLLAGMIIPWDAIMIPLYMEFNLLGWINTLKPLIVPAFFGAPFFIFLLRQFIMGVPRELDEAARMDGANAWQIYWRIHLPLMIPALVLVGTFQFLAAWNDYIGPLIFLNDQSTYTLPLGLASFSGIHGSNVSAISAMTVLLCLPPLILFFAAQRQIMEGTTSAAVKG, encoded by the coding sequence GTGAAACCGTATCAGAAATGGTTTGTCTGGTCCCTGCTGGTGTGCCTGTCCGCGGCCTTCATGCTGCCGCTGTATTGGGTGCTGGTGTCGGCGTTGAAAGGGCCGCAGGAGCTGTTTACCTGGCCGCCGGTGTGGTGGCCGTCACAGCCGCAGTGGCACAATTTTTCCGACGCGTGGCAGTCCGCCCCGTTCGATACCTATCTGTGGAATTCACTGAAAGTATCGGTGCTGTCCACCATTGGCCAGTTGTTTTCTTCCAGCCTGGTGGCGTTTGGCTTTGCCCGCTTTGATTTCAAGGGGCGCAATGTCTTGTTCATGGTGCTGCTGGCCGGCATGATCATCCCGTGGGATGCCATCATGATTCCGCTGTATATGGAGTTCAACCTGCTGGGCTGGATCAATACGCTCAAGCCCTTGATCGTACCGGCCTTCTTTGGCGCGCCGTTCTTCATCTTTCTGCTGCGCCAGTTCATCATGGGGGTGCCGCGCGAGCTGGATGAAGCCGCGCGCATGGATGGCGCCAATGCCTGGCAGATCTACTGGCGCATTCACCTGCCGCTGATGATTCCTGCCCTGGTGCTGGTGGGGACGTTTCAGTTCCTCGCAGCGTGGAATGACTATATTGGCCCGCTGATCTTCCTCAATGATCAGAGCACGTACACGCTGCCCTTGGGCCTGGCCAGTTTCAGTGGTATCCATGGCTCCAATGTCAGCGCCATCTCGGCCATGACCGTACTGCTGTGCCTGCCGCCGCTGATCCTGTTCTTTGCCGCACAGCGGCAGATCATGGAAGGCACCACCAGCGCCGCGGTGAAGGGGTGA
- a CDS encoding amylo-alpha-1,6-glucosidase, with the protein MSTAMWPDWRADLFDPYKVPFSRRNSFLAISWLSEGPQPGFWLRSLRGGDEHVDDGRLFWLQCCDAEGQPCEVKVTLTPDQLRFEGNGGWLALSFADGDTVALQGERLGLMLGMQPKSYDYAQRLPDAVQISHARQDLSLRVQQSQGQMQLDAPWQGQRATHITLCLQPGSHDRLAASLHLYRVVPQRQVAAAFAEAQASSRTDFERWLVATLTLPDELKAGRLLAAYITWSCMVPAEGMLSLPAMYMSKNWMTNIWSWDHCFNALALGQLQPELAWQQMAVIFAAQHDSGRLPDFINDRYAYWRFTKPPVHGWAFARLRQWAPEFYTPDRRLQVRHWLTRQTQSWMAGSIKGLPCYDHGNDAGWDNSTVFLEGTPLHSPDLATFLILQMEELAVLAALERDEVEARHWRDQSAALRQALLTQLWDGERFVARHALRGEAVTGGDSLICFTPLLLGERLPLPIRQRLLAGLQQEGRFLTAHGLATESLSSPHYTPDGYWRGPIWAPTMALMVDALQRCGAHTLAQQLAFGFTRMANHSGMAENYDACSGVGLRDPAFTWTSSVFLLLGQGLMAD; encoded by the coding sequence ATGTCGACTGCAATGTGGCCGGACTGGCGAGCAGATCTGTTTGACCCGTACAAGGTCCCGTTTTCGCGCCGTAACAGCTTTCTGGCGATCAGCTGGTTGAGCGAGGGGCCACAGCCTGGCTTCTGGCTGCGCTCGCTGCGCGGCGGTGACGAGCATGTGGATGATGGCCGTCTGTTCTGGCTACAGTGCTGTGATGCCGAAGGGCAACCCTGCGAGGTCAAGGTAACACTGACCCCTGATCAGCTTCGCTTTGAAGGGAATGGTGGCTGGCTGGCCTTGAGTTTTGCCGATGGCGACACGGTGGCGCTGCAAGGTGAACGGCTGGGGCTGATGCTGGGCATGCAGCCCAAGAGCTACGACTACGCCCAGCGCCTGCCGGATGCCGTACAGATCAGCCATGCCCGGCAGGATCTCAGCCTGCGGGTGCAACAAAGCCAGGGCCAAATGCAGCTGGACGCCCCATGGCAAGGCCAGCGGGCCACGCATATCACCCTCTGCTTGCAACCGGGAAGCCATGACCGGCTTGCCGCTAGCCTGCACCTGTACCGGGTGGTGCCGCAGCGACAGGTTGCAGCGGCTTTTGCTGAGGCGCAAGCCAGCAGCCGTACCGACTTTGAGCGCTGGCTGGTGGCGACGTTGACCCTGCCGGATGAACTGAAAGCAGGGCGCTTGCTGGCGGCTTACATTACCTGGTCTTGCATGGTGCCGGCGGAAGGCATGCTCAGCCTGCCCGCCATGTACATGTCCAAGAACTGGATGACCAATATCTGGAGCTGGGACCATTGTTTCAATGCTTTAGCGCTGGGGCAGCTACAGCCGGAGCTGGCCTGGCAGCAAATGGCGGTGATATTTGCGGCCCAGCATGACAGCGGTCGTCTGCCCGATTTCATCAATGATCGCTACGCCTATTGGCGCTTCACCAAGCCCCCGGTGCACGGCTGGGCTTTCGCACGCCTGCGGCAATGGGCGCCTGAGTTTTATACTCCGGATCGACGCTTGCAGGTTCGCCACTGGCTGACACGACAGACGCAGAGCTGGATGGCCGGCAGCATCAAGGGCTTGCCCTGCTACGATCACGGCAACGATGCCGGTTGGGACAACAGCACGGTATTTCTGGAGGGCACGCCGCTGCACAGCCCGGATCTGGCGACTTTCCTGATCCTGCAAATGGAAGAGCTGGCCGTATTGGCGGCACTGGAGCGGGATGAGGTCGAGGCACGTCACTGGCGTGACCAGTCCGCTGCCTTGCGGCAAGCGCTGCTGACCCAGCTGTGGGATGGCGAACGCTTTGTCGCGCGACATGCACTACGGGGTGAGGCGGTGACGGGTGGTGACAGCCTGATCTGCTTTACGCCGCTATTGCTGGGGGAGCGTCTGCCGCTGCCCATCCGGCAGCGCCTGCTGGCGGGTTTGCAACAGGAGGGACGCTTTCTCACCGCGCATGGACTGGCGACCGAATCGCTGTCCAGCCCCCACTACACCCCGGATGGCTACTGGCGCGGCCCGATCTGGGCGCCCACCATGGCGCTGATGGTAGATGCCTTGCAACGCTGCGGAGCGCATACCCTGGCGCAACAGTTGGCCTTCGGATTTACCCGGATGGCAAATCACAGCGGGATGGCGGAAAATTATGACGCTTGCAGCGGTGTCGGGCTGCGGGACCCGGCCTTTACCTGGACCTCCAGTGTGTTTCTACTGCTGGGGCAGGGATTGATGGCGGATTGA
- a CDS encoding hybrid sensor histidine kinase/response regulator gives MKTHYRSLQARLLLPMLALLLLVGPISGGLLYRYHRSQVENALLTQGALLNDAIVLAAESTHDPIELRRFVMAMGASRNIREIVVVGGTPLQVIATTQLEWDGQVLERLPEEDVREDLMRVLQSGKAWHAFDQEGGKAFDYSAPFIFSQVNPHGGPPIPTRGAIMIHIDTTQTSAAIQQSILTILGTAGGVAVLLLAAGYVLLLRRVIRPSRHIVEVIREQQDSNVPWRTGMQEADEIGYIGKALDTLLDEMQERQQALAQARNAAEAANQAKSAFLANMSHEIRTPMNAVLGFTRLLEDTSLTPEQRDYLRAVSTSGESLLALINDILDYSKIEAGHMDFEHIDFDSRLPFEDAIEVMASKAEEKHLQLVGLISPGLPPRLQGDPGRLRQVVINLLGNAIKFTDQGQVVLRVEVQLLNAERCMLQFTVTDSGIGMSEDTLAKLFKPFSQADASTTRRFGGTGLGLSICQRIIQGMGGKITVSSQPGQGSTFTISLPLTIATQTTTPPSSTASLSGKRVLVVDDNPLNVELLRLTLDNWGMQVTTTHDPQSVLPLLQGSEHTFELAILDQQMPSLDGLGLAQLIRKMPHPPLLVLLTSLATKGQSQDIREAGFDGYLTKPFRASQLAELLQVVLGSGHGTTLHTKHTLAEQRQASRPTLLLAEDNVVNQRLVTLLLEKLGYRVDVVDNGRKAVSAASMGNYPLILMDCQMPELDGLEATRQIRAQGLSMPIIALTANAFESDRLDCLNAGMNDFLTKPVRAELLATTLDNWLQSAELKTSR, from the coding sequence ATGAAAACACACTACCGCAGCCTGCAAGCCCGCTTGCTGCTGCCCATGCTGGCCCTGCTGCTGCTGGTGGGCCCCATCAGTGGTGGGCTGCTGTATCGCTACCATCGCAGCCAGGTTGAAAACGCCCTGCTCACCCAAGGGGCTTTGCTGAACGATGCTATCGTGCTGGCGGCAGAAAGCACACACGATCCGATCGAGCTGCGCCGCTTTGTCATGGCCATGGGGGCCAGCCGCAATATCCGCGAAATTGTGGTGGTAGGTGGCACCCCGCTGCAGGTCATCGCCACCACCCAGCTGGAGTGGGATGGACAAGTATTGGAACGCCTGCCAGAGGAGGATGTGCGAGAAGACCTAATGCGTGTACTGCAATCCGGCAAGGCTTGGCATGCCTTCGACCAGGAGGGGGGCAAAGCGTTTGATTACTCTGCCCCCTTCATCTTCAGCCAGGTCAATCCACATGGTGGGCCGCCGATACCGACACGCGGTGCCATCATGATTCATATTGATACCACACAGACCAGTGCCGCCATCCAGCAGTCCATCCTGACCATACTCGGCACGGCGGGCGGGGTGGCGGTATTACTGCTGGCGGCCGGCTATGTGCTGTTGTTGCGCCGCGTGATCCGCCCCAGTCGACATATTGTGGAAGTAATCCGGGAGCAGCAGGACAGCAATGTCCCCTGGCGTACCGGCATGCAGGAAGCAGACGAAATTGGCTACATCGGCAAGGCGCTGGACACGCTGCTCGATGAGATGCAGGAACGACAACAGGCCCTTGCACAGGCACGCAATGCAGCGGAGGCCGCCAATCAGGCCAAGAGCGCGTTTCTCGCCAACATGAGTCATGAAATTCGCACACCGATGAATGCCGTGCTGGGGTTTACCCGCCTGCTGGAAGACACCTCGCTCACACCGGAGCAGCGCGACTACCTGCGCGCTGTGAGCACGTCTGGCGAAAGCCTGCTGGCGCTGATCAACGATATCCTCGACTATTCCAAGATCGAAGCCGGTCACATGGACTTCGAGCACATCGACTTTGATAGCCGACTGCCATTTGAAGACGCCATCGAGGTGATGGCCAGCAAAGCCGAAGAGAAGCACCTGCAGCTGGTGGGGCTGATCAGCCCCGGTTTGCCGCCCCGCTTGCAAGGTGACCCTGGGCGCTTGCGTCAGGTAGTGATCAACCTGCTCGGCAATGCCATCAAGTTTACCGATCAGGGTCAGGTGGTGCTGCGGGTCGAGGTCCAGCTGCTCAATGCCGAGCGCTGCATGCTGCAATTCACGGTAACCGACAGTGGCATCGGCATGAGTGAGGACACGCTGGCCAAGCTGTTCAAACCCTTCAGCCAGGCGGATGCCTCTACCACCCGCCGCTTTGGCGGTACCGGACTGGGCTTGTCCATCTGTCAGCGCATCATTCAGGGCATGGGCGGGAAGATTACGGTCAGCAGCCAGCCCGGACAAGGCAGCACCTTCACAATCAGCCTGCCACTCACCATTGCCACCCAGACCACGACGCCCCCCAGCTCCACCGCCTCATTGAGCGGCAAGCGTGTGCTGGTGGTAGACGACAACCCGCTGAATGTGGAATTACTGCGCCTGACGCTGGACAACTGGGGCATGCAGGTCACCACCACGCACGACCCTCAATCGGTTCTGCCCCTGCTGCAGGGCAGCGAGCATACCTTTGAACTGGCCATTCTGGACCAGCAAATGCCAAGCCTGGATGGCTTGGGGCTGGCGCAACTGATTCGGAAAATGCCCCACCCGCCCCTGCTGGTCTTGCTCACCTCACTGGCGACCAAGGGTCAGTCGCAGGATATCCGTGAAGCGGGTTTTGATGGTTATCTGACCAAGCCGTTCCGGGCCAGCCAGCTGGCAGAGCTGCTGCAAGTGGTGCTGGGCAGCGGGCATGGCACCACCTTGCACACCAAACACACGCTGGCAGAGCAGCGCCAGGCCAGCCGCCCGACCTTGCTGCTGGCGGAAGACAATGTCGTCAACCAGCGGCTGGTTACCCTGCTGCTGGAGAAACTCGGCTATCGGGTGGATGTGGTGGACAATGGCCGCAAGGCCGTCAGCGCGGCGTCCATGGGGAACTACCCGTTGATTCTGATGGATTGCCAGATGCCGGAGCTCGACGGGCTGGAAGCCACACGGCAGATACGGGCGCAGGGCCTGAGCATGCCCATCATTGCCTTGACCGCCAATGCGTTTGAGAGTGACCGGCTGGATTGCCTGAATGCCGGCATGAACGATTTTCTGACCAAACCGGTACGTGCCGAGTTGCTGGCCACCACCCTGGACAACTGGCTGCAATCCGCTGAGCTCAAGACCAGCCGCTAA
- a CDS encoding carbohydrate ABC transporter permease, producing MPAATPRPGRRWGKLVPWLFVAPWVFGFIAFTVGPLLYSLYMSLFNWPLVGERTFVGLHNYSSMLQDEDFLDAVVVTLKFAALYVPVNLVLSLLLAMLLNQKVPGQGVFRTLFYLPSLISTVALVTIWSWAYSHEYGILNYLLSLLNIPAVDWLGSPDWAMRSVVIAGLWGLGGTMLIFLAGLKGIPSELHEAAILSGAGPVRRFFGLTLPLLSPVLLFNLVTTLIAAFQQLALALLLTKGGPLKTTYMVALYIYDTAFKHFEMGYASAMSWVMFLVVLLLSMLVMRFSSMWVFYEAEVKSK from the coding sequence ATGCCTGCTGCAACACCTCGTCCCGGCAGACGCTGGGGCAAGCTGGTCCCATGGTTGTTTGTGGCCCCCTGGGTATTCGGCTTCATCGCTTTTACCGTCGGGCCGCTGCTGTACTCGCTCTATATGAGCCTGTTCAACTGGCCGCTGGTGGGAGAGCGGACCTTTGTGGGGCTGCATAACTACAGCAGCATGCTGCAAGACGAGGATTTCCTCGATGCCGTGGTGGTCACCCTCAAGTTTGCCGCCCTGTATGTGCCGGTGAATCTGGTGCTGTCGCTGCTGCTGGCGATGCTGCTCAACCAGAAAGTGCCGGGGCAGGGCGTGTTTCGCACCCTGTTCTACCTGCCCTCGCTGATTTCCACGGTGGCGCTGGTCACCATCTGGTCGTGGGCGTACAGCCACGAGTACGGCATCCTCAATTACCTGCTGTCGCTGCTCAATATCCCGGCGGTGGACTGGCTGGGCAGCCCGGATTGGGCGATGCGTTCGGTGGTGATCGCCGGGCTGTGGGGCTTGGGGGGCACCATGCTGATCTTCCTGGCGGGCCTCAAGGGTATCCCCAGCGAGCTGCATGAAGCGGCCATCCTGTCGGGTGCCGGGCCGGTACGCCGCTTCTTCGGCCTGACCCTGCCGCTACTCAGCCCGGTGCTGCTGTTCAATCTGGTGACCACGCTGATTGCCGCGTTCCAGCAACTGGCGCTGGCCCTGTTGCTGACCAAGGGCGGACCACTGAAGACCACCTATATGGTGGCGCTGTATATCTATGACACCGCCTTCAAGCACTTCGAGATGGGCTATGCCTCGGCCATGTCCTGGGTCATGTTCCTGGTGGTGTTGTTGCTGTCCATGCTGGTGATGCGCTTCTCCAGCATGTGGGTGTTCTATGAAGCGGAAGTGAAGTCGAAGTGA
- a CDS encoding ABC transporter substrate-binding protein has translation MKAKIVAGLGLTLIALQVMAEDKVLRVATWDSGESVNVLTQTAKLFEKTHPGVKVQIEAYGDGFDQKLAAAFGAQNPPDVTYMWNFPDYAASLEPLDDYIKKDKSLKLNDLVPGLLNYNKVGGKLYGLPAGFSSYALYYNKTMFDKAGVAYPNDNWTWDDVRAAARKIRNKEQKQYGYGVDANPDPYDLQSFLWSNGATMVSPDGKKINGYFNSPQSKQVFEMFADMVNKEEAVLFGTGDNKSYRDLFIADKLAMVVSGVWPRGAFIKANKQFGVAMLPSFKGKPPVSVVAQSAVSIAKDSKNKPLAWEFIKFYVSPEAVVLRKDTDLPVSLTVARNENFLKDPYVAPFYKVMQKGSRTPAFLLAKGWSKAQDTLLEGIQEALLKRSDIGAILDKIAKKAEGKLVP, from the coding sequence ATGAAAGCAAAAATCGTCGCGGGTCTGGGGCTGACACTGATCGCGCTGCAGGTGATGGCAGAAGACAAGGTGTTGCGGGTCGCTACTTGGGACAGTGGCGAGTCGGTCAATGTGCTGACCCAGACTGCCAAACTGTTCGAGAAGACCCACCCTGGCGTGAAGGTGCAGATCGAAGCCTATGGCGACGGCTTTGACCAGAAGCTGGCGGCCGCGTTTGGCGCACAGAATCCGCCCGATGTGACCTATATGTGGAATTTTCCGGACTACGCGGCTTCGCTGGAGCCGCTGGATGACTACATCAAGAAGGACAAGTCACTCAAGCTGAACGATCTGGTCCCTGGCCTGCTGAACTACAACAAGGTGGGCGGCAAGCTGTACGGCCTGCCTGCCGGCTTCTCCAGCTATGCGCTGTACTACAACAAGACCATGTTCGACAAGGCCGGTGTGGCCTACCCGAATGACAACTGGACCTGGGACGATGTACGCGCTGCCGCGCGCAAGATTCGCAACAAGGAGCAAAAGCAGTATGGCTACGGGGTGGATGCCAACCCGGACCCGTATGACCTGCAAAGCTTCCTGTGGAGCAATGGCGCGACCATGGTCAGCCCGGACGGCAAGAAGATCAATGGTTACTTTAACAGTCCGCAATCGAAACAAGTGTTCGAAATGTTTGCCGACATGGTGAACAAGGAAGAAGCGGTACTGTTCGGTACCGGCGATAACAAGAGCTATCGCGACCTGTTCATTGCCGACAAGCTGGCGATGGTGGTGAGCGGGGTGTGGCCGCGCGGGGCCTTCATCAAGGCGAACAAGCAGTTTGGGGTTGCCATGTTGCCGTCGTTCAAGGGCAAGCCGCCGGTGAGCGTGGTCGCACAGTCGGCGGTGTCGATCGCCAAGGATTCCAAAAACAAACCACTGGCCTGGGAATTCATCAAGTTCTACGTCAGCCCGGAAGCGGTGGTGCTGCGCAAGGATACTGACCTGCCGGTGTCGCTGACGGTGGCACGGAACGAGAACTTCCTGAAAGACCCGTATGTGGCCCCGTTCTACAAGGTGATGCAAAAGGGTTCGCGTACCCCGGCTTTCCTGCTGGCCAAGGGCTGGAGCAAGGCACAGGACACCTTGCTGGAAGGCATTCAGGAAGCGTTGCTGAAGCGCAGCGACATTGGCGCCATCCTCGACAAGATCGCTAAAAAGGCAGAAGGCAAGCTGGTGCCTTGA
- a CDS encoding sugar phosphate isomerase/epimerase family protein — protein sequence MKTLQGPAVFLAQFIRDEAPFNTLEGLGRWAADKGFVAVQLPTNVPALFDLVRAAESQTYCDEITGRLAECGVQVSELSTHLQGQLVAVHPAYDSLFDGFAPEALRGNKAARTEWAISQVKAAAKASARMGLRASVTFSGALAWPYFYPWPQRPAGLVEAAFDELARRWRPILDTYTEAGVDLCYEIHPGEDLHDGLSFERFLAAVEGHERCHILYDPSHFVLQQLDYLGFIDVYHERIRMFHVKDAEFRPSPRSGVYGGYADWVGRAGRFRSVGDGQIDFAAIFSKLAQYDFPGWAVLEWECCLKDSEVGAREGAEFIRRHIIQVAQRAFDDFAGSGVDAGHLRSVLGLATT from the coding sequence ATGAAAACCTTGCAAGGACCGGCCGTTTTCCTGGCGCAGTTCATCCGTGACGAAGCCCCGTTCAACACGCTGGAAGGCTTGGGACGCTGGGCGGCAGACAAGGGCTTTGTGGCGGTACAGCTGCCGACCAATGTCCCGGCTTTGTTTGATCTGGTGCGGGCGGCAGAGAGTCAGACCTACTGTGACGAGATCACTGGGCGGCTGGCCGAATGCGGGGTGCAGGTCAGCGAGTTGTCCACCCACCTGCAGGGGCAGCTGGTGGCGGTGCACCCGGCGTACGACAGCCTGTTTGACGGCTTTGCACCAGAGGCGCTGCGCGGCAACAAGGCCGCCCGCACCGAATGGGCCATCAGTCAGGTGAAGGCGGCAGCAAAAGCTTCGGCCCGCATGGGCTTGCGGGCATCGGTCACCTTCTCGGGTGCGTTGGCGTGGCCGTACTTCTACCCGTGGCCGCAGCGTCCGGCCGGACTGGTCGAGGCCGCGTTTGACGAGCTGGCGCGCCGCTGGCGGCCGATTCTGGATACGTACACCGAGGCTGGGGTCGACCTCTGCTATGAGATTCACCCCGGAGAGGACCTGCATGATGGTCTCAGTTTCGAGCGCTTCCTGGCAGCGGTAGAGGGTCATGAGCGTTGCCACATCCTGTACGACCCCAGCCACTTTGTGCTGCAACAGCTGGACTACCTCGGCTTCATCGACGTTTACCACGAGCGCATCCGCATGTTCCACGTCAAGGATGCCGAATTCCGCCCCAGCCCGCGTAGTGGAGTGTATGGCGGTTATGCAGACTGGGTGGGGCGCGCCGGGCGCTTCCGCAGCGTGGGGGACGGGCAAATCGACTTCGCCGCCATTTTCAGCAAGCTGGCGCAGTACGACTTTCCCGGCTGGGCGGTGCTGGAGTGGGAGTGCTGCCTGAAAGACAGTGAAGTCGGTGCGCGCGAAGGCGCGGAATTTATCCGCCGCCACATTATCCAGGTCGCGCAGCGGGCGTTTGATGACTTTGCCGGCAGTGGCGTGGATGCCGGCCATCTGCGCAGTGTGCTGGGTTTGGCGACGACATGA
- a CDS encoding LacI family transcriptional regulator translates to MRTGKVTLKTLVERTGLSLGTVSRALKDAPEVRPETRELVKQMARQLGYTPNLGGVKLRTGKTYTLCIVLPVDTRAQDFTDSGYMALTSGIHKALQGTLYSLIVQPQLMDEDELAGLRHVVEAKVADGVILTQTRPDDVRIRYLLEQGMPFVTYGRSELHTPHAWFDTDHEDMAYRATRRLLDKGHQRIALLNPPAHLLYSRHREYGYRRALREAGLPQDPALMTASELSAADGQQLVLQLAAQPDRPTAFICANEYAALGALSAFQQLGWQAGRDACLIATDDSNISAYFVPPLTTYYSSLVDAGTALGQLLLRRIAGVAAEQLQQLTCAELLERQDDRWPPQGAVLSQRAGGS, encoded by the coding sequence ATGCGCACAGGAAAAGTCACCTTGAAAACGCTGGTGGAGCGGACCGGGTTGTCGCTGGGGACGGTGTCACGTGCGCTGAAAGATGCCCCGGAGGTCCGGCCGGAGACGCGCGAGCTGGTCAAGCAGATGGCAAGGCAGCTGGGCTACACCCCCAATCTGGGTGGGGTCAAGCTGCGGACTGGCAAGACCTACACCCTGTGCATCGTACTGCCGGTGGATACCCGTGCACAGGACTTCACCGACAGCGGCTATATGGCCCTGACCTCGGGCATCCACAAAGCCTTGCAGGGGACACTCTACAGCCTGATTGTTCAGCCGCAGCTGATGGACGAGGACGAGCTGGCCGGGCTACGCCACGTGGTCGAGGCCAAAGTGGCGGATGGGGTCATCCTCACCCAGACTCGACCGGACGATGTCCGTATCCGCTACCTGCTGGAGCAGGGTATGCCCTTCGTTACCTACGGGCGCAGCGAGTTGCATACGCCGCATGCCTGGTTCGATACTGACCATGAAGACATGGCCTACCGTGCCACCCGCCGCCTGCTGGACAAGGGGCATCAACGCATTGCCCTGCTCAACCCGCCTGCGCATTTGCTCTACAGCCGCCACCGTGAGTATGGCTATCGCCGTGCATTGCGCGAGGCCGGTTTGCCGCAAGACCCGGCGCTGATGACCGCCTCCGAACTGTCGGCGGCGGATGGGCAGCAGCTGGTGCTGCAGCTGGCGGCCCAGCCGGATCGCCCAACCGCGTTTATCTGTGCCAATGAATATGCTGCGCTGGGGGCCCTGTCGGCTTTTCAGCAGCTGGGCTGGCAAGCCGGACGCGATGCCTGCCTGATTGCGACGGATGATTCCAATATCAGCGCCTACTTTGTCCCTCCGCTGACCACCTACTACTCCTCGCTGGTGGATGCTGGCACGGCACTCGGCCAGCTGCTGCTGCGGCGGATTGCGGGTGTGGCTGCCGAGCAGCTGCAGCAGCTGACCTGTGCCGAGTTGCTGGAGCGGCAGGATGACCGCTGGCCGCCGCAGGGGGCGGTCCTGTCCCAACGAGCAGGCGGCAGTTAA